From the genome of Eublepharis macularius isolate TG4126 chromosome 12, MPM_Emac_v1.0, whole genome shotgun sequence, one region includes:
- the RNPS1 gene encoding RNA-binding protein with serine-rich domain 1 isoform X1, translating into MELSGMKKKSLLGIKENNKKSSTRAPSPSKRKDRTEEKSKDRSKDKPATKESGEKDRGRDKTRKRRSASSGSSSTRSRSSSTSSSGSSSSTGSSSGSSSSSASSRSGSSSTSRSSSSSSSSGSPSPSRRRHDNRRRSRSKSKPPKRDEKERKRRSPSPKPTKVHVGRLTRNVTKDHIMEIFSTYGKIKMIDMPVDRLNPHLSKGYAYVEFENADDAEKALKHMDGGQIDGQEITATAVLTPRPRLLPRRFSPPRRMLPPPPMWRRSPPRMRRRSRSPRRRSPVRRRSRSRSPGRRRHRSRSSSNSSR; encoded by the exons ATGGAGCTGTCAGGAATGAAAAAGAAGAGTTTGCTAGGAATCAAAGAGAATAATAAAAAGTCCAGCACTAG GGCACCCTCTCCCAGCAAGCGTAAAGACCGGACTGAAGAAAAATCCAAGGACAGATCTAAGGACAAACCAGCCACCAAGGAATCTGGCGAAAAGGACCGTGGGCGGGACAAAACTCGAAAGAGGCGCAGCGcttccagtggcagcagcagcaccag ATCCCGCTCTAGCTCCACATCCAGTTCAGGGTCCAGCTCCAGCACTGGCTCCAGCAGTGGCTCCAGTTCCTCCTCAGCATCAAGCCGTTCTGGGAGCTCCAGCACTTCACGGAGCTCCAGCTCCAGCAGCTCCTCAGGCTCTCCAAGCCCATCTCGACGTCGGCATGACAATAGGAGGCGTTCCCGTTCCAA ATCAAAGCCCCCCAAGAGAGATGAAAAGGAACGGAAGAGGAGAAGTCCATCACCAAAACCTACCAAAGTCCATGTTGGGAGGCTCACCAGAAATGTTACTAAG GATCACATCATGGAAATATTTTCCACTTACGGAAAGATTAAAATGATTGACATGCCGGTTGACAGGCTTAATCCACACCTCTCCAAAGGTTATGCGTATGTAGAATTTGAGAATGCAGACGATGCAGAGAAAGCCCTGAAACACATGGATGGAG GACAGATAGATGGCCAGGAGATCACGGCAACAGCTGTTTTGACTCCTCGGCCTAGGCTACTCCCAAGGCGtttctctcctcccaggaggatgctgccaccaccacctatGTGGCGTCGGTCACCGCCTCGTATGAGAAGAAG GTCCAGGTCTCCCCGGCGCAGATCCCCTGTTCGCAGGAGGTCAAGATCTAGGTCTCCGGGTCGAAGGCGTCACCGTAGTCGCTCCAGTTCCAACTCTTCACGATAA
- the RNPS1 gene encoding RNA-binding protein with serine-rich domain 1 isoform X2: MAPSPSKRKDRTEEKSKDRSKDKPATKESGEKDRGRDKTRKRRSASSGSSSTRSRSSSTSSSGSSSSTGSSSGSSSSSASSRSGSSSTSRSSSSSSSSGSPSPSRRRHDNRRRSRSKSKPPKRDEKERKRRSPSPKPTKVHVGRLTRNVTKDHIMEIFSTYGKIKMIDMPVDRLNPHLSKGYAYVEFENADDAEKALKHMDGGQIDGQEITATAVLTPRPRLLPRRFSPPRRMLPPPPMWRRSPPRMRRRSRSPRRRSPVRRRSRSRSPGRRRHRSRSSSNSSR; this comes from the exons AT GGCACCCTCTCCCAGCAAGCGTAAAGACCGGACTGAAGAAAAATCCAAGGACAGATCTAAGGACAAACCAGCCACCAAGGAATCTGGCGAAAAGGACCGTGGGCGGGACAAAACTCGAAAGAGGCGCAGCGcttccagtggcagcagcagcaccag ATCCCGCTCTAGCTCCACATCCAGTTCAGGGTCCAGCTCCAGCACTGGCTCCAGCAGTGGCTCCAGTTCCTCCTCAGCATCAAGCCGTTCTGGGAGCTCCAGCACTTCACGGAGCTCCAGCTCCAGCAGCTCCTCAGGCTCTCCAAGCCCATCTCGACGTCGGCATGACAATAGGAGGCGTTCCCGTTCCAA ATCAAAGCCCCCCAAGAGAGATGAAAAGGAACGGAAGAGGAGAAGTCCATCACCAAAACCTACCAAAGTCCATGTTGGGAGGCTCACCAGAAATGTTACTAAG GATCACATCATGGAAATATTTTCCACTTACGGAAAGATTAAAATGATTGACATGCCGGTTGACAGGCTTAATCCACACCTCTCCAAAGGTTATGCGTATGTAGAATTTGAGAATGCAGACGATGCAGAGAAAGCCCTGAAACACATGGATGGAG GACAGATAGATGGCCAGGAGATCACGGCAACAGCTGTTTTGACTCCTCGGCCTAGGCTACTCCCAAGGCGtttctctcctcccaggaggatgctgccaccaccacctatGTGGCGTCGGTCACCGCCTCGTATGAGAAGAAG GTCCAGGTCTCCCCGGCGCAGATCCCCTGTTCGCAGGAGGTCAAGATCTAGGTCTCCGGGTCGAAGGCGTCACCGTAGTCGCTCCAGTTCCAACTCTTCACGATAA